TTGAAAGCTGAAAAGGCAGATATCGCGGGAAGTGATACGGTGGTCCGGTTTTGCTGGGATAATGAGGGATTTACCTTCTCTGAACTATTGGAAATTGCCGGTAAACTGCCCATTCCTCCTTATCTGAATCGTCCCTCGGAAGCGATAGACGATGAGACTTACCAGACTGTCTATTCCCGTTCTGAAGGTTCTGTAGCGGCTCCTACAGCGGGATTACACTTCACGGAAGCGGTGATGGAAGAGCTTAGGAACAAGGGGATACTGACGGCAGAAGTAACCCTCCATGTTGGGGCCGGGACTTTCAAACCTGTGAAAAGTGAAATTATAGCCGGCCATGAGATGCATACCGAATTCATTTCGGTACCCAAAGAGACTATTGAGAAATTGCTGACTCACAACTCCGGGAAAATTGTAGTGGTGGGAACCACTTCAATGCGTACCGTGGAGAGCCTTTATTATATTGGAAGAAAACTCAGTACCAATCCCGATATATCTCCCGAAGAACTGGGTGTAAAGCAATGGGAACCCTATGACGACACTGTGGAAATCTCTCCGGAACAGGCACTTCTCAATATCTTAAACTATCTGGAAGAGACCGGGCTACAGCAACTTATTTCTTCCACACAACTGATGATCGCCCCCGGTTATGAGTTTCATTTTCCCGATGCTATCATTACGAATTTTCATCAGCCTCAAAGCACATTGCTACTACTTATTTCAGCATTTGCCGGTGATGATTGGCGTAAGATATATAACTATGCACTGGAAAATGACTATCGGTTTCTAAGTTATGGCGATAGTTCTTTATTATTCAAAAAGCCTATTTTTGGTTAAAAACTTTACCGGGGACGAACTTTTGCTTTCTTTTTTTTGTATAATTGTATTATTAAATAATCAAAGTCTCTCATTTATAATATTTCGATTGAGTT
This window of the Proteiniphilum saccharofermentans genome carries:
- a CDS encoding S-adenosylmethionine:tRNA ribosyltransferase-isomerase — translated: MQKEKIQQLQISRYNYHLPDDKIAKYPLERRDASKLLLYDGVGIDTHRFGELPDLLPEGSLLLFNNTRVIHARLLFLKETGAQVEVFCLSPHYPADYVVNFQQRRHCSWYCMIGNAKRWKEGTLQMQISTHDGIVNLKAEKADIAGSDTVVRFCWDNEGFTFSELLEIAGKLPIPPYLNRPSEAIDDETYQTVYSRSEGSVAAPTAGLHFTEAVMEELRNKGILTAEVTLHVGAGTFKPVKSEIIAGHEMHTEFISVPKETIEKLLTHNSGKIVVVGTTSMRTVESLYYIGRKLSTNPDISPEELGVKQWEPYDDTVEISPEQALLNILNYLEETGLQQLISSTQLMIAPGYEFHFPDAIITNFHQPQSTLLLLISAFAGDDWRKIYNYALENDYRFLSYGDSSLLFKKPIFG